One part of the Rhizobium indicum genome encodes these proteins:
- the virD4 gene encoding type IV secretion system ATPase VirD4 (The ATPase VirD4 is a core component of the VirB/VirD4 form of type IV secretion systems (T4SS), also known as type IVa secretion systems.), whose product MIPNKTKLLNIALSTVCSLAVGFCAASVYSTFGYGFSGHALMTFDVFAFWYKSPFFLGYTTLLFYQGLAVIISTSGIVLLAQQVLCQRKHDHHGTARWAQVGEMRRAGYFQRYNCLSGPVFGKTGGPFWSDYYLTNGAQPHSLIVAPTRAGKGVGVVIPTLLTFKGSIIALDVKGELFELTSRARKTCGDDVFKFAPLDPERRTSCYNPLLDITALPSERQFTEARRLAANLITAKGEGAEGFINGARDLFVAGILACIERGTPTIGAVYDLFAQPGEKYQLLGRLAEETRNKEAQRIFNDMAGNDTKILTSYTSVMGDGGLNLWADPLVKAATSRSDFSIYDLRRRRTCLYLCVSPNDLEVVAPLMRLLFQQIVSVLQRSLPDKNEKHEVLFLLDEFKHLGKLDTIETAITTIAGYKGHFMFIIQSLSALSGTYDEAGKQNFLSNTGVQVFMATADDETPVYISKAIGEYTFVARSTSYSQGRMFDRNIQNSSQGAPLLRPEQVRLLDDDDQIVLIKGHPPLRLRKVRYYSDRALKRIFESQTGPLPEPAPWADVEEDTVARA is encoded by the coding sequence ATGATACCAAACAAAACAAAGCTCTTGAATATAGCACTGAGTACGGTGTGTTCACTGGCCGTAGGTTTTTGTGCTGCAAGTGTGTACTCAACATTTGGTTACGGGTTTAGCGGTCATGCTTTGATGACTTTCGATGTGTTCGCTTTTTGGTACAAGTCGCCGTTCTTTCTTGGATACACAACCCTATTGTTTTATCAGGGTTTGGCCGTCATCATTTCAACGTCGGGAATCGTCTTGCTAGCGCAGCAGGTCTTGTGCCAACGCAAGCACGACCACCACGGGACGGCGCGTTGGGCTCAGGTGGGTGAGATGCGACGGGCCGGTTATTTCCAGCGGTACAACTGCCTCAGTGGCCCAGTGTTCGGAAAGACTGGCGGCCCATTCTGGTCTGACTATTATCTGACCAACGGCGCGCAGCCTCACAGCCTTATTGTTGCCCCTACTCGAGCGGGAAAAGGCGTGGGCGTTGTCATTCCAACACTGCTAACGTTCAAAGGCTCAATTATAGCCCTAGATGTCAAGGGCGAGTTGTTCGAGCTCACGTCCAGGGCGCGCAAAACTTGTGGGGACGATGTGTTCAAATTTGCCCCGCTAGACCCAGAACGGCGGACGAGCTGTTACAATCCTTTATTAGATATCACGGCGTTACCTTCAGAGCGGCAGTTCACCGAAGCGCGTCGCTTGGCCGCAAATCTTATCACAGCCAAAGGAGAGGGCGCGGAAGGATTTATCAACGGCGCACGGGATCTATTTGTCGCTGGCATTCTTGCTTGTATCGAGCGTGGTACGCCAACCATTGGCGCTGTGTACGATCTCTTTGCTCAACCGGGGGAGAAATATCAGCTCCTCGGGCGCCTCGCGGAGGAGACTAGGAACAAAGAAGCTCAGCGGATTTTCAATGATATGGCAGGCAACGATACAAAAATCCTCACCTCCTACACCTCTGTTATGGGTGACGGCGGCCTCAACTTGTGGGCGGACCCCTTGGTTAAAGCGGCGACGAGCCGTTCTGACTTCTCAATTTATGATCTCCGCCGTCGGAGGACTTGTCTTTATCTTTGTGTTAGCCCGAACGATCTAGAGGTTGTCGCACCACTTATGCGCCTCCTCTTCCAGCAGATCGTTTCTGTTTTGCAACGATCATTGCCAGACAAGAACGAGAAGCACGAGGTGCTATTCCTTCTCGATGAATTCAAGCACCTCGGAAAACTCGACACAATTGAGACAGCAATCACGACAATAGCTGGCTACAAGGGCCATTTTATGTTCATAATCCAGAGCCTCTCAGCGTTGTCGGGAACGTACGACGAGGCCGGCAAGCAAAACTTCCTTAGCAATACGGGCGTGCAAGTCTTCATGGCAACTGCTGATGACGAGACACCTGTTTATATTTCGAAAGCGATTGGTGAATATACGTTTGTAGCGCGCTCCACCTCCTATAGCCAAGGGAGGATGTTCGATCGTAATATTCAAAATTCGAGCCAAGGTGCTCCTCTATTACGGCCTGAGCAGGTGCGGCTGCTAGATGACGACGACCAGATCGTTCTCATAAAGGGTCACCCGCCATTGAGGCTGAGAAAAGTCCGGTATTACTCCGATCGCGCACTGAAGCGCATCTTCGAGAGCCAGACGGGTCCACTTCCGGAGCCTGCGCCTTGGGCGGACGTAGAAGAAGACACAGTCGCGCGGGCTTAA
- a CDS encoding recombinase family protein, whose product MMHEKIGPHHLERKAILYVRQSSAHQVLHNRESSTLQYAMRDRLTALGWSRIETVDDDLGRSAAGGVTRAGFDRMVAEVCLGKVGAVAAREVSRFARNSRDWQQLIEMCRVVDTVLIDQEAVYAPRQGNDRLLLGLKGSLNEYELDLLRQRSLSARYEKARRGELVVTVPVGFLKVGDRIEKDPDRRIQDAIALVFNKVAELGSARQALLWFLEHGLDLPVRRADGDVIWRRPNYATIHRMIANPIYGGAYAYGKSRSVPGYGGRSGIRRKARDEWLALIPDAHEGYISWERAEEIRKMVSDNVPASRHHGAPKHGDALLAGLFRCKRCGRKLTVRYTGANHNIPRYSCWRGLLDNGEPRCIAFGGLRVDDAIEEAVLGVVEPGAIAAAIEAERRMASQRDQVQDALLRDLEAARYAADRAFRQYDAADPENRLVTSELEARWNTALARAGEIEAKIAKHRTVAPQPIPMSASQVAALAGNLRAVWTAPTTDARLKKRIVRTLINEVVADLDDGTSEIVLVIHWVGGVHTDLRLPKRRRGQRNATPDDIVDAVRQLVLIANDDVIAGVLNRNGLTTGNGNRWTRERVTALRSYRKIPVFRPRADGVEPWLNLGGAAKLLGITPKTLRLAAEAGQIEGAHPLPDGPWIFSRSKLATPQAHQILDRARQNPRHPTGSHPDQENLFPSTT is encoded by the coding sequence ATGATGCATGAGAAGATCGGGCCGCACCATCTGGAGCGGAAGGCTATTCTCTATGTTCGGCAGTCCTCGGCTCACCAGGTTCTGCACAATCGCGAAAGCAGTACCCTTCAATACGCCATGCGCGATCGCCTGACAGCACTTGGTTGGTCGCGCATTGAGACGGTGGATGACGATCTTGGTCGTTCGGCCGCCGGTGGTGTAACCCGCGCCGGTTTTGACCGGATGGTCGCCGAGGTCTGCCTTGGCAAGGTGGGGGCGGTAGCGGCACGCGAGGTATCGCGTTTTGCCCGCAACAGCCGCGATTGGCAGCAGCTCATCGAGATGTGCCGCGTCGTTGATACCGTTCTGATCGATCAGGAAGCGGTCTACGCACCACGCCAGGGCAATGACCGGCTGCTCTTGGGCCTGAAGGGCAGCCTCAACGAGTATGAGCTCGATCTCTTACGTCAGCGTTCCCTTTCCGCCCGCTACGAGAAGGCACGCCGCGGAGAGCTTGTCGTCACGGTCCCGGTCGGCTTTTTGAAGGTCGGTGACAGGATCGAGAAAGATCCCGACCGGCGCATCCAGGACGCCATTGCGTTGGTCTTCAACAAAGTCGCCGAACTTGGCAGTGCACGGCAGGCGCTTCTATGGTTCCTCGAACACGGGTTGGATTTGCCCGTCAGGCGCGCGGACGGTGATGTCATCTGGCGCAGACCCAACTATGCGACCATCCACCGGATGATTGCGAACCCGATCTACGGCGGCGCTTATGCTTATGGTAAGAGTCGTTCCGTCCCGGGATACGGTGGCCGATCTGGAATTCGCCGCAAGGCGCGTGATGAATGGTTGGCGCTGATCCCGGACGCACACGAAGGTTACATCAGTTGGGAAAGGGCGGAGGAGATCCGCAAGATGGTCAGCGACAATGTACCGGCCAGTCGCCATCATGGAGCGCCGAAGCATGGCGACGCTCTGCTTGCCGGCCTTTTCCGCTGCAAAAGGTGCGGCCGGAAGCTGACGGTTCGTTACACAGGAGCCAACCATAACATCCCGCGCTATTCCTGTTGGCGAGGGTTGCTCGACAACGGCGAACCACGTTGCATCGCCTTCGGCGGTTTGCGGGTCGATGATGCGATCGAGGAGGCGGTGCTCGGGGTGGTCGAACCAGGAGCTATTGCCGCCGCCATCGAGGCGGAACGCCGTATGGCCAGCCAACGCGACCAGGTTCAGGATGCCCTGCTGCGCGATCTCGAGGCAGCGCGCTATGCCGCCGACCGGGCATTCCGGCAATACGACGCGGCTGATCCGGAGAACAGGCTGGTGACGTCGGAGCTCGAAGCACGCTGGAACACGGCGCTCGCTCGCGCCGGCGAGATCGAAGCCAAGATTGCCAAACATCGGACGGTTGCGCCGCAGCCGATCCCCATGTCCGCATCCCAGGTAGCCGCACTTGCGGGGAACCTCCGCGCCGTCTGGACGGCGCCGACAACCGATGCAAGGCTGAAGAAGCGTATCGTGCGAACGCTCATCAATGAAGTGGTTGCCGATCTCGATGATGGAACCTCCGAGATCGTCCTCGTCATCCATTGGGTTGGGGGTGTCCACACCGACCTGCGCCTGCCGAAGCGGCGCCGCGGGCAAAGAAACGCGACGCCTGACGATATTGTCGACGCCGTACGACAGCTCGTCCTTATCGCCAATGACGATGTGATTGCCGGTGTCCTCAATCGAAACGGACTGACGACCGGCAATGGCAATCGGTGGACACGGGAGCGGGTCACCGCGCTGAGGTCATACCGCAAGATTCCGGTCTTCCGTCCCCGGGCCGACGGGGTCGAGCCGTGGCTTAATCTGGGCGGTGCGGCGAAGTTGCTCGGGATAACGCCAAAAACGCTGCGTCTGGCGGCCGAGGCTGGCCAGATCGAGGGGGCTCATCCGCTACCCGACGGCCCATGGATCTTCAGCCGTTCAAAACTCGCCACCCCGCAAGCACATCAGATCCTCGATCGCGCCCGGCAGAACCCTCGACACCCCACAGGATCGCATCCAGATCAGGAAAACTTATTCCCTTCAACAACATAG
- a CDS encoding NAD(P)H-binding protein — MYLQGQDATQPKASPLYAQLDGLPPIRGKGVDLAGAELVEGDARDPAALTRAIAGCDAVVTSLGTAMSPFREVTLLSTATRALFGVMEQQNTRRLVCITGLGAGDSGGHGGFFFDRLFLP, encoded by the coding sequence ATGTATCTTCAAGGTCAGGATGCCACTCAGCCCAAGGCATCACCGCTTTACGCCCAACTCGACGGGCTGCCGCCGATCCGGGGAAAAGGTGTTGACCTTGCCGGCGCCGAGCTCGTTGAAGGCGACGCTCGCGATCCCGCCGCGCTGACCCGCGCCATCGCCGGCTGTGATGCTGTCGTCACTTCGCTGGGCACGGCAATGAGCCCGTTCCGGGAGGTGACCCTGCTCTCCACGGCGACGCGCGCACTGTTCGGCGTTATGGAGCAGCAGAATACCCGCCGGCTGGTGTGCATTACCGGGCTGGGTGCCGGCGACAGCGGCGGCCATGGCGGCTTCTTCTTCGACCGGCTGTTCCTGCCCTGA
- a CDS encoding NAD(P)H-binding protein, whose product MLRKVYEDKDRQEDAIRVSTLDWTIVRPTVLNDKPARSHIKAVIDLSGVPGGTIARPYVAEFVVHQLTADTWLRKAPVITSL is encoded by the coding sequence ATGCTGCGCAAGGTCTATGAAGACAAGGACCGCCAGGAAGATGCGATCCGGGTGAGCACACTCGACTGGACCATCGTCCGCCCAACGGTGCTCAACGACAAGCCGGCGCGCAGTCACATCAAGGCAGTGATTGACCTGTCGGGCGTCCCTGGCGGAACCATCGCCCGGCCCTATGTCGCAGAGTTCGTCGTGCACCAGCTCACCGCAGATACGTGGCTGCGCAAAGCACCGGTGATTACATCCCTCTAG
- a CDS encoding RcgR family putative quorum lactone hydrolase, with protein MYHSWLDRWDERRARRGEESKTATDFVLDADRAFPGAENIGSIDEFCVLADQAVADPSFFDEPGGDDQRFQRQDEWLKFPSGMSTDVEENNVVWAKITESGSFNRVMVIFHHWNASTRSHQIAKFFSRRGITVVEIAMPYHFERSRPGAVHADYMLSANLGRTIQSVRQAVWDGRKLIRWLKSEGYREISVLGMSLGSWVAGLIAAHDSAVSKASLFLTAGSLADMVWTGRATRSIRESLEPVIELTDLRRAWGPLNLENYARNLARTDLELHVVLAKRDKVVVPEISQRFMQRLKAAGAGPNILELSCGHYSLGMPPYILLAGLSLKRFLSFR; from the coding sequence ATGTATCATAGTTGGCTTGATCGTTGGGATGAGCGACGGGCACGGCGCGGTGAGGAATCGAAGACTGCAACCGATTTCGTCCTTGACGCCGACCGCGCCTTTCCAGGCGCTGAGAACATAGGAAGTATCGACGAATTTTGCGTCCTTGCGGACCAGGCCGTTGCTGATCCGTCCTTTTTCGATGAGCCAGGCGGGGACGATCAGCGCTTTCAAAGGCAAGATGAGTGGCTTAAATTTCCATCGGGCATGTCTACTGACGTTGAAGAGAACAACGTCGTATGGGCGAAAATCACAGAAAGCGGCTCCTTCAACAGGGTAATGGTGATTTTTCACCATTGGAATGCAAGCACCCGAAGTCACCAGATTGCGAAATTTTTCTCGAGACGCGGCATCACGGTTGTTGAGATTGCCATGCCCTATCACTTCGAGCGCAGCCGTCCAGGCGCGGTGCACGCCGACTATATGCTGAGCGCTAATCTCGGTCGAACCATCCAGTCTGTGCGGCAGGCAGTATGGGACGGGCGAAAACTCATTCGTTGGTTGAAAAGCGAAGGCTATCGAGAGATTTCCGTTCTCGGTATGAGCTTAGGTTCCTGGGTCGCAGGCTTAATCGCTGCGCATGACTCGGCTGTGTCAAAAGCCTCGTTGTTTCTCACCGCGGGAAGTCTCGCAGACATGGTTTGGACGGGGCGCGCGACACGATCGATACGTGAAAGCCTTGAGCCGGTTATTGAGCTGACCGATCTCAGACGGGCGTGGGGTCCGCTCAACCTAGAGAATTACGCGCGCAATTTGGCACGGACCGATCTCGAACTTCACGTTGTGTTGGCTAAGAGGGACAAGGTTGTTGTGCCAGAGATATCGCAGCGGTTCATGCAGAGGCTGAAGGCCGCCGGAGCTGGGCCAAATATTTTGGAATTAAGCTGTGGTCACTATTCGCTCGGCATGCCGCCTTACATTTTGTTGGCCGGTTTGAGCCTGAAACGGTTTCTGTCGTTCCGCTAG
- a CDS encoding RcgA family putative transporter — MPKNGKLFLPPPKDGSDFKELFKQLAAAGAGRPLGSDGFPAGPWTPELLAEAISQIDSNRTGVDLRTVQLWFQENEKGISTTNIRWLARVFGCDDPVATSEWQMELSAAQSRLTAKRRGLKKAGSSPAAEVPNLALNVVDEEMESPAKLERDTEANQPSRRFNLARRSEALFSRGSPLDLPASVFAGATALGFLSYIVGIHNATYNRADGLVKQVGFLWAPNWTFLFMVFLPLFFAFVIELLLFWKNEGRLRIVAAGNRVESDDAWARNVDASSYTYWAVFLICVLFAGLFQWIGVCLIPLLKGGGNYAMDWGKLALVQPEIISVPMEIIFTGLAYLYMCLCFYLFFAGLILLHTVVHDLWKIGEASKNRAGGDYEYELNGIALLVMRGIFRCTILGILIAICMKAQSSYLASNGKNIVDWLLGDVTSAFYGGKDMGNGSSYRMPTHYSSLLVAISTCIVFLYGSIRLGAGSRFHFPLWKMSAVVGLLFTSYLLIDAFTGFSILLGIGVLFAMYGLIDPGFGRWRARDLGSNQNVS; from the coding sequence TTGCCAAAGAATGGAAAGTTATTTCTCCCGCCGCCGAAAGACGGAAGTGATTTCAAAGAACTCTTCAAACAATTGGCCGCGGCAGGAGCGGGCCGGCCGTTGGGAAGTGATGGCTTTCCCGCGGGCCCGTGGACGCCCGAACTTCTCGCTGAGGCGATTTCACAGATCGATTCCAACCGGACTGGGGTCGATCTGCGAACGGTCCAGCTTTGGTTTCAAGAAAATGAGAAGGGTATCAGCACGACCAATATTCGTTGGCTGGCAAGGGTCTTCGGGTGTGATGATCCCGTAGCAACAAGCGAATGGCAGATGGAGCTAAGTGCGGCGCAATCTCGCTTGACGGCGAAGAGGCGAGGTTTGAAGAAAGCGGGAAGCAGCCCTGCGGCAGAGGTTCCAAATCTGGCACTGAATGTCGTCGATGAGGAGATGGAGTCGCCGGCAAAGCTGGAAAGGGATACCGAGGCTAATCAGCCGAGCCGACGTTTTAATTTGGCGAGGAGGTCGGAGGCGCTATTTAGCCGCGGATCTCCCTTAGATCTACCTGCGTCGGTGTTTGCGGGTGCCACCGCCCTTGGGTTTCTCTCGTATATTGTGGGGATCCACAACGCGACTTACAATCGGGCGGATGGTCTCGTCAAACAGGTAGGTTTCCTCTGGGCGCCCAATTGGACGTTCCTCTTTATGGTGTTCTTGCCACTGTTTTTTGCGTTCGTCATAGAGTTGCTGTTGTTTTGGAAGAATGAAGGGCGCTTACGGATTGTAGCGGCGGGCAATCGTGTGGAAAGCGACGACGCTTGGGCCCGCAACGTAGATGCTTCTTCGTATACATATTGGGCGGTCTTTTTGATCTGTGTGTTGTTCGCCGGTCTTTTTCAATGGATCGGCGTGTGCTTGATTCCGCTGCTAAAAGGCGGTGGCAACTATGCGATGGATTGGGGCAAGTTAGCGCTCGTGCAGCCTGAAATCATATCGGTGCCGATGGAGATTATATTCACAGGGCTCGCTTACCTCTATATGTGCCTGTGCTTCTATCTCTTCTTCGCAGGCCTCATTTTGCTTCATACGGTGGTTCATGACCTTTGGAAAATTGGAGAGGCATCGAAGAATCGGGCGGGAGGAGATTATGAATACGAGCTAAATGGGATCGCCTTGCTGGTGATGCGCGGAATTTTTCGGTGTACTATTTTGGGGATCCTGATCGCCATATGCATGAAGGCCCAAAGCTCTTATCTGGCATCGAACGGAAAGAATATTGTCGACTGGTTGCTCGGCGATGTGACTTCAGCTTTTTATGGGGGCAAAGATATGGGCAACGGATCCAGCTATAGGATGCCGACCCATTACAGCAGCCTTCTTGTCGCTATTTCGACCTGTATTGTTTTTCTATACGGTTCCATCCGTTTAGGTGCCGGATCCCGGTTTCATTTCCCCTTGTGGAAGATGTCAGCGGTCGTGGGGTTACTCTTTACTAGCTACCTGCTGATCGACGCGTTTACAGGCTTTTCGATCCTTCTCGGCATTGGAGTGCTGTTCGCGATGTACGGCCTTATTGACCCGGGGTTTGGGCGATGGAGAGCGCGCGACTTAGGAAGCAATCAAAATGTATCATAG
- a CDS encoding relaxase/mobilization nuclease domain-containing protein, whose protein sequence is MIDERLDRALRGAGITPASRYPAEFSSGPKGLTATLHAMQRAGAEVTLSTKTHVKDRPGKSGRYELGGKRREVTTKDHKQLTAEGKVVSTLMQTRQPRDFMHLLLSGPANVDRDRFILAGRDFLREQFAGHRYAYAVHNRNDLEKHPHLHVIVALRNASGKMLNPNIRDFTEWRARFADKARERGIPIDRQKRIERAGPPPVKRWEWEMFRRMGATAPANVIEKVMSKVRDAPTAPKREEARTRLEQSRRSVGYVIRMLEGIAKDRSAPSTARELSHDLSIGLRREYGRLETAVREGRDTTREKGEDHMLRSTPISAAQAKAAKETLANTALTVAAKIANPSDRLIFEQATKIIGKVVGLQLDSRVGKNRDRTESGRDKRSSDSLKTKSAAGRDHIAEQGIVNKSSNNRSVDASRIAQSNAEHAGPETDRSVREPQKTQQRDREIPKSIKLRPPQEKDRDRTR, encoded by the coding sequence GTGATCGACGAGCGACTGGATCGGGCATTGCGCGGCGCCGGTATCACGCCGGCTTCGCGCTATCCGGCCGAATTCTCCTCCGGACCCAAAGGCCTGACAGCCACCTTACATGCCATGCAACGGGCAGGGGCGGAGGTAACGCTGTCCACGAAAACTCACGTCAAGGACAGGCCCGGTAAGAGCGGCCGTTACGAGCTCGGTGGGAAACGGCGCGAAGTCACGACCAAAGACCATAAGCAACTCACGGCCGAGGGCAAAGTCGTCAGTACTCTTATGCAGACCCGCCAGCCGCGGGATTTCATGCACCTGTTGCTCTCGGGACCCGCCAATGTCGATCGCGACCGGTTCATCCTCGCGGGTCGAGATTTCCTGAGGGAGCAGTTTGCAGGCCACCGCTACGCCTATGCCGTCCATAATCGCAATGATCTTGAAAAACATCCGCACCTGCATGTCATCGTTGCGCTGCGCAATGCCAGCGGAAAGATGCTCAACCCCAATATCCGCGACTTTACCGAATGGCGGGCCCGTTTTGCTGACAAGGCGCGTGAGCGCGGCATCCCGATCGATCGTCAGAAGCGCATCGAACGTGCTGGCCCGCCGCCCGTCAAACGATGGGAATGGGAAATGTTTCGCCGGATGGGCGCGACGGCGCCAGCAAACGTCATCGAAAAGGTAATGTCCAAGGTCCGCGATGCGCCGACAGCGCCGAAGCGTGAGGAGGCCAGGACGCGGCTCGAACAGAGCCGGCGTTCCGTCGGGTATGTCATACGGATGCTGGAAGGGATTGCGAAGGACCGATCAGCACCCAGTACGGCGCGAGAACTCAGCCACGATCTATCCATCGGGCTTCGACGCGAATACGGGCGGCTTGAAACAGCGGTCCGCGAAGGCCGTGATACCACACGAGAGAAAGGCGAGGACCACATGCTGCGATCCACACCCATCAGTGCCGCGCAAGCAAAAGCGGCGAAGGAAACGCTGGCGAACACCGCGCTGACGGTTGCCGCGAAGATTGCCAACCCATCTGATCGGCTGATCTTCGAACAGGCGACGAAGATCATCGGCAAGGTCGTCGGGCTGCAGCTCGATTCACGCGTTGGCAAGAATCGAGACCGAACGGAGTCTGGCAGGGATAAGCGGAGTTCGGACAGCCTCAAAACCAAGTCGGCTGCCGGTCGCGATCACATTGCGGAGCAGGGGATCGTCAACAAGAGCTCGAACAACCGCTCCGTCGACGCATCGCGCATTGCCCAGTCCAACGCTGAGCACGCAGGGCCGGAAACGGATCGATCGGTTCGCGAGCCTCAAAAAACCCAACAGCGCGATCGCGAGATACCAAAATCGATCAAGCTTCGCCCGCCTCAGGAAAAGGACAGGGACCGCACCCGCTAA